A stretch of DNA from Ricinus communis isolate WT05 ecotype wild-type chromosome 4, ASM1957865v1, whole genome shotgun sequence:
aataatagaaaataaaaattcaaacttaacttttcatgcttttaataataagataGCTATCCcacctcaatctcctccttaATCTATTCTCCAACAAGAAAAGTTCTTCCATTGAAATTTCTCCATCCCatgaagataattaaaattagaaaataaaataaaagaaagtacggacgtataaaattatttttaatattttgagataatattttattagcaaaataattttataaaaatatcataatgtCACCCCATATGGGCAAAAAGAATCgaaacaaatcaaaatagaggttaaaaatttaaataaattcttaatatatattcGGTTTGGAgcttttcttaaaagaattcAATTGGGGTTTCATATTATCTAGAAATAGCTAATTTTTTAGTTGGGGTAGCAAAGAAAAGGAGCCAATCGAATTGATAGAAATCGAACCATAAAGATGGATTAACGGAACTGGTAGCtttgttttccattttttctttttaaaaagtttcagTTAGGCTTTTAGTTTCTTGTGATTTAAAAACagacaattaattaaaatgactatttttttattcgaTATTTCtataatcttttatattatatttttatataaatttaaattttatatgatttttatattaattcttactatttAACCAAGAAATTCGTCAACCAAACCcattttttgtttatcttttattcaaaataataattaaaaaaaaatagctaTATACTCGGTTTTCTTTGCGGTGAAAAacagggaaaaagaaaagaaaaacacagaGAAGAGAAACCCTgaaagtagaaaataaaagtcaaATTTCCAAAATTAAGGACATAATCGTGTctaaatatgatttttctgGGTGTGACTTTCTATATTTATCTCTCCCCCTCAATCAGTAAGTTACCTTCATGAACCCTATAAATACCAGTCCCTGCACCAAACCCAATTCATCAACTACACAAATCAAGAGGCAAACACACAAACTATTGGCTTACAATGGCAAAACCAAAAGATCTTTCTGCTTATGTTTGTGTTTTTGTCTTCTTGACCCtttccttattttcttcttcttcttttgctgcAACAACAGATGATGCATCAGTTTATACGTCTTTCCTTCAATGCTTACAGAACAACACAACCCCACAAGACCAAACCTCCAGCCTTGTCTACACCAAGGCAAACGCATCCTACACTTCGGTTCTTCGAGCCTACATTAGAAATGCTCGGATGAACACCACAGCAACCCCAAAACCGACAATCATTGTGACCCCAAAACAGATATCCCATGTCCAAGCAGCGGTTATCTGCGCAAAGAAAGTGGGTTACCAGCTTAAAGTTCGAAGCGGTGGCCACGACTATGAAGGGATTTCTTATGTTTCAGATGTTCCATTCTTCGTTCTTGATATGTTTAATCTTCGATCCGTCCAGGTTGACATGAAGAATGAGTCTGCTTGGATTCAGGCTGGTGCTACACTCGGTGAGGTGTATCATGGAATTTGGGAGAACAGCAAAGTTCATGGTTTCCCTGCTGGTATTTGCCCTACAGTTGGTGTTGGTGGTCATATTAGTGGCGGTGGATATGGTAACATGTTGAGGAAATATGGTTTGGCTGTGGATAATATTCTTGATGCTCAAATTGTTGATGTTAATGGAAAGCTTATGGATAGAAAAGCAATGGGTGAGGATCTATTTTGGGCTATTAGAGGTGGTGGCGGTGGAAGTTTTGGTGTTGTTATTTCATACAAGATTAAACTTGTTCCTGTTCCTGAAACAGTTACTATATTTAGGGCAGAAAGAGTTATTGAAGAGAATGCTACTGATATTGCTTATAAGTGGCAATTGGTTGCTCCGAAAACAGATAATGGTCTTTTTATGAGGATGTTGATGCAACCTGTGACAAGGAATAAGCAGCAGACACTTAGGGTATCTATTGTGAGTTTGTATTTGGGGAATGCTGATAGTCTTGTGGCTTTGTTGGGGAAAGAATTCCCTGAATTGGGGTTGAAGAAGGAGAATTGCACAGAGATGAACTGGATACAGTCTGTACTTTGGTGGGCAAATTTTGATAATGGAACATCACCTGATGTTTTGCTTGATAGAAATGTCGACTCTGCCAATTTCTTGAAGAGGAAATCAGATTATGTGCAGAAACCTATTCCTAAAAATGCATTGACTTTGATTTTCAAGAGGATGATGGAATTGGGAAAAATCGGATTGGTTTTCAATCCTTACGGTGGAAGAATGGATGAGATTCCTTCAACAGAAGTTCCTTTTCCTCACAGGGCTGGGAATTTGTTCAAGATGCAGTACTCAATCAACTGGAACGAACCAGGAAGTGATCTACAGAGCAACTACTTGTCTCAGGCGAGGAACCTGTACAGCTACATGACCCCATTTGTGTCCAAGAACCCAAGAAGCGCATTCTTGAATTACAGGGATCTCGACATTGGTGTCATGACACCCGGTAAAAACAGCTACGAAGAAGGTAGCATTTATGGGTACAAGTACTTCAATGGCAACTTTGACAGATTGGTGAAAGTGAAGACTGCTGTTGATCCGGAgaatttcttcaggaatgaGCAGAGCATCCCTACTCTTTCAAGTAAGGCATAGGAGATGAGATGATTTTCTTggtgtattattattattattattattcattaagtAGGATACGTTATCATtttgtaataaatatattttctgaaAACCAATTAATCCAAAATATACTTTTGCTATCATTTAtgttctttatcctttcatt
This window harbors:
- the LOC8265490 gene encoding berberine bridge enzyme-like 21, producing MAKPKDLSAYVCVFVFLTLSLFSSSSFAATTDDASVYTSFLQCLQNNTTPQDQTSSLVYTKANASYTSVLRAYIRNARMNTTATPKPTIIVTPKQISHVQAAVICAKKVGYQLKVRSGGHDYEGISYVSDVPFFVLDMFNLRSVQVDMKNESAWIQAGATLGEVYHGIWENSKVHGFPAGICPTVGVGGHISGGGYGNMLRKYGLAVDNILDAQIVDVNGKLMDRKAMGEDLFWAIRGGGGGSFGVVISYKIKLVPVPETVTIFRAERVIEENATDIAYKWQLVAPKTDNGLFMRMLMQPVTRNKQQTLRVSIVSLYLGNADSLVALLGKEFPELGLKKENCTEMNWIQSVLWWANFDNGTSPDVLLDRNVDSANFLKRKSDYVQKPIPKNALTLIFKRMMELGKIGLVFNPYGGRMDEIPSTEVPFPHRAGNLFKMQYSINWNEPGSDLQSNYLSQARNLYSYMTPFVSKNPRSAFLNYRDLDIGVMTPGKNSYEEGSIYGYKYFNGNFDRLVKVKTAVDPENFFRNEQSIPTLSSKA